The Leishmania panamensis strain MHOM/PA/94/PSC-1 chromosome 32 sequence genome window below encodes:
- a CDS encoding hypothetical protein (TriTrypDB/GeneDB-style sysID: LpmP.32.2030) yields MTAAVETIDIDDDERYSNNSFPDDFESDSSSNPYHAVNMKETAGFDVRSASGSHAAAGASMPMGASSNSATFTSSSDTPRSARSSRNSSVLHSPTKGAVDLAGTGKGVSSTPLSTSALSCLSPSQQNLSPSRSAYSRADAAASEQGICPAYHSVYEDDSSALPADRVFDEQERLADGCVSEAHSRSGRFSADQRSAGDTCARMARYPDDSPREYVSTNVSVAEHCGLQRPGIPETAEELLTMQEENACLREELFQRSREHYHASLSQCIKGGSTSDGNRTIGGPGASHKSTATLTIGGTLRRHQEIAARLVQESLMAHRTLQVLRLEQRDLVKRRDELKELVRRYKKASKYKDFIKAAKQDIAVLTEDHRDAHLEMRCNEKLLVMSDAMLDTGLGDRRLLEEVRSQNALTQRRREHALRDADSAQRVRDAAAQRVGELMWELEKRRQWAAGGSHAETHQLHLVNQAKRHRIQELRRQLQQLQQGFGEVRGAKDAHLRQDHASTQKSHVQHCHNKSDDAEREYLKKRIDEMRCELDTIASGLARVEDLQKASSGSAASLTSNPESAAPLPHSEASGKGLPASAVQYEDTSAATALHETAGAYSLVSEAAQAVPESAYGEIDVTAWLNTHSVSQRTGNEVMYARPSSHDAATIGIDYTVGSGMPAVDYTGEWNEAHTHPIATEAVAHPVSPAWLDAESDAGDLNVAPVQANMAPLPSRSYDALDDVEEDIIAEEEVGTDDRQVGPAAAPTQGGINLDDVLFRASGHLSANTAAAPPELEAGKSDDGPDWLNF; encoded by the coding sequence ATGACTGCCGCTGTCGAAACAATCGATattgacgacgacgagcgcTACTCGAACAACTCCTTTCCGGACGACTTCGAGAGCGACAGCTCGAGCAATCCGTACCACGCAGTGAACATGAAGGAAACTGCTGGGTTTGATGTGCGATCCGCGTCAGGAAGCCATGCAGCCGCCGGTGCGAGCATGCCGATGGGTGCGTCGAGCAACTCAGCCACGTTTACCTCCAGCTCAGACACTCCACGGAGTGCACGCAGTTCTCGAAACTCCTCTGTGCTTCACAGCCCGACCAAAGGAGCCGTAGACTTGGCAGGTACCGGTAAAGGCGTTTCATCCACTCCCCTGTCGACCTCAGCGTTGTCGTGCTTGTCGCCATCCCAGCAGAACCTCAGTCCCAGTAGATCTGCCTACTCGAGAGCTGATGCCGCAGCCTCTGAGCAAGGCATTTGCCCCGCGTATCACTCCGTGTACGAGGATGACAGCTCTGCCTTGCCAGCGGATCGAGTGTTCGACGAGCAGGAGCGGCTTGCCGACGGTTGCGTGAGCGAAGCCCATTCGCGCAGCGGACGTTTTTCTGCCGACCAGAGGAGTGCTGGCgacacgtgtgcgcgcatggcCCGTTACCCTGACGACTCTCCGCGCGAGTATGTGTCCACCAACGTGTCGGTTGCCGAGCACTGTGGCCTTCAGCGACCTGGCATCCCGGAAACTGCTGAGGAGCTTCTCACGATGCAGGAGGAGAACGCCTGCCTGCGGGAAGAGCTCTTTCAGCGCAGTCGCGAGCATTACCACGCCAGCTTGTCACAATGTATTAAAGGTGGCAGCACTTCTGATGGCAATCGCACCATCGGTGGCCCCGGGGCGTCGCATAAAAGCACAGCGACGTTGACTATCGGTGGCACACTCCGGCGCCACCAGGAGATCGCCGCGCGTCTTGTGCAGGAGTCGCTGATGGCGCATCGCACGCTGCAGGTACTGCGACTCGAGCAGCGTGACCTCGTCAAGCGCCGTGACGAGCTGAAGGAGCTAGTGAGGCGCTACAAGAAGGCCTCCAAGTACAAGGATTTTATCAAGGCCGCTAAGCAGGACATCGCCGTATTGACGGAGGACCACCGCGATGCACACCTGGAGATGCGCTGCAACGAGAAACTGCTTGTGATGAGCGACGCAATGTTGGACACCGGTCTCGGCGATCGacggctgctggaggaggttCGATCTCAGAACgcgctgacgcagcgccgacgcgAGCACGCGCTGCGTGACGCCGATAGCGCACAGCGCGTGCGGgatgccgcagcgcagcgggtgGGGGAGCTGATGTGGGAGCTGGAAAAGCGTCGCCAATGGGCAGCAGGGGGAAGCCACGCGGAGACACATCAGCTGCACTTGGTTAATCAGGCCAAAAGGCATCGTATTCAGGAGCTTCGCagacagctgcagcagctgcagcaaggGTTCGGGGAGGTCAGAGGCGCAAAGGATGCTCACTTGAGGCAGGACCACGCATCAACACAGAAATCCCACGTCCAGCATTGTCACAACAAGAGTGATGACGCCGAGCGGGAGTATCTTAAAAAGCGTATTGATGAGATGCGTTGTGAACTGGATACTATTGCAAGTGGACTTGCTCGCGTCGAGGACTTGCAGAAGGCGTCCAGCGGCAGTGCGGCTAGTCTGACTAGCAATCCAGAGTCTGCAGCTCCGTTGCCACACTCTGAGGCATCTGGAAAGGGACTTCCGGCGTCGGCGGTGCAGTATGAGGATACGTCGGCTGCGACTGCTCTACATGAGACAGCTGGTGCGTACTCGCTCGTTAGTGAGGCAGCACAGGCAGTGCCAGAGAGCGCGTACGGCGAAATCGATGTCACTGCGTGGTTGAACACTCATTCTGTGAGTCAGCGCACCGGTAATGAGGTTATGTACGCACGGCCCAGCTCTCATGACGCCGCCACGATAGGAATCGACTACACAGTGGGAAGCGGAATGCCTGCGGTGGACTACACAGGGGAGTGGAACGAAGCACATACTCACCCAATAGCAACGGAAGCGGTGGCTCATCCTGTGTCGCCAGCCTGGTTGGATGCAGAAAGCGACGCCGGCGATCTGAATGTGGCGCCTGTGCAAGCCAATATGGCGCCGCTACCGTCGCGCTCGTACGATGCCCTCGACGACGTCGAGGAGGACATAATAGCGGAAGAAGAAGTGGGCACCGATGATAGGCAGGTAGGACCGgcggccgcgccgacgcaaGGGGGTATAAACCTGGATGATGTACTCTTCCGTGCCAGCGGCCATCTCTCGGCaaacacagcagcggcacctcctgAGTTGGAGGCTGGTAAAAGCGACGACGGTCCAGACTGGTTGAACTTTTAA
- a CDS encoding heat shock protein-like protein, putative (TriTrypDB/GeneDB-style sysID: LpmP.32.2040): MIDYYEFLGLNRQSGDDDVAKAYRRYALAYNPQCHSNNADQETVQRNFTMAAQAYTVLSDPKTRAIYDIYGEEGVRHGGTGQQGVPGGINLDLIDPNAVFTRFFGVDNPFQVIGRIDGVKSNQHDFFSAVTGMPPNPPKCPSIEVLLPVTLEDVFYGATRRATWSASHAGMPALDAAATVTEESYEVRVEKGAKTGDHFTVEGRGNTCLGCARGDVVIVVNVMQHTRFRREGDDLVTKATISLRDALCGTTVTVHTMEGRELSILIDEIVDPTYRTRIAGEGLPNHGGVDAPRGDLVIEFTTKFPSFLTAEQKTEIGRILDAD, encoded by the coding sequence ATGATCGACTACTACGAGTTTCTGGGCCTCAACCGGCAGTCGGGCGATGACGATGTGGCCAAGGCCTATCGCCGGTATGCACTTGCTTACAACCCGCAGTGTCATTCCAACAATGCCGACCAAGAGACGGTGCAGCGCAATTTTacgatggcggcgcaggcgtACACTGTGCTCTCGGATCCGAAGACGCGCGCCATCTATGATATCTACGGAGAGGAAGGCGTCCGCCATGGTGGCACCGGTCAACAAGGGGTGCCGGGCGGTATCAACCTTGACTTAATCGATCCCAACGCTGTCTTCACCCGCTTCTTTGGGGTTGACAACCCGTTTCAGGTGATAGGTCGCATTGACGGGGTGAAGAGCAACCAGCATGACTTCTTTAGCGCCGTTACTGGCATGCCGCCGAACCCGCCCAAGTGCCCGTCAATCGAGGTACTGCTGCCGGTGACGCTCGAGGACGTATTTTATGGCGCCACGCGCCGGGCCACGTGGAGTGCGTCGCATGCTGGCATGCCCGCACTTGATGCTGCGGCGACCGTAACGGAGGAGTCCTACGAGGTGCGTGTAGAGAAAGGTGCGAAGACGGGCGACCATTTCACTGTCGAGGGACGTGGCAACACCTGCCTCGGATGCGCGCGTGGTGATGTTGTCATAGTGGTGAACGTCATGCAGCACACAAGGTTTCGTCGGGAGGGCGACGACCTGGTCACTAAGGCAACCATCTCCCTGCGCGATGCTCTCTGCGGCACCACTGTGACGGTGCACACGATGGAAGGCCGTGAGCTGTCCATCTTGATTGACGAAATTGTGGACCCCACCTACCGCACGCGCATCGCTGGTGAAGGTTTGCCGAACCACGGCGGTGTTGACGCTCCACGCGGCGACCTCGTCATCGAGTTCACCACAAAGTTCCCAAGCTTTTTGACTGCGGAGCAGAAGACGGAGATTGGCCGTATATTGGATGCCGACTAG
- a CDS encoding hypothetical protein (TriTrypDB/GeneDB-style sysID: LpmP.32.2050): MQPHKPQVDIVPVENQADVYENTTPYKGEASDKSGHAAQQCASQLKHDTEKIASSVERNGVHVDSDGSTEEDELSPYLEVKVDDAPYACVDSLPILWTMDEETVLMHSSLVSLERIRTRLEMLLLGVSEAIHIHKASGASKGRVEGKVLLSSSRRSRGQHLMDFSGQVLAADHAFRRIIGESFASFAEEEIVQMVQLFSLANRGPTECEEMVRDAVVVLQVLLHDGEAVRDLARFRQFLSTHSAEISTQQWQYDFVTALRSLAVCFLRHPKFIMASYGHSVNLVVHHEALYVALLRACGGRPVGNTPTSASTLDQVDLAEAKTQSSHTVSTTRLRASRVNMSLQSKYKAMVIHSPKGPSGTTQLQRSFISCLDPIMLSDRQRGVAWSAPSMLSKHGGGTLKSRRSSITVSRPSVSAGPTKNMPAASKNGNHERAPVPAKKTRTKSKKNDS, from the coding sequence ATGCAGCCACACAAGCCACAGGTTGACATTGTGCCAGTGGAGAACCAAGCGGACGTCTACGAGAACACAACACCATACAAAGGTGAGGCCAGCGACAAGTCGGGTCACGCTGCACAACAGTGTGCTTCACAGTTAAAGCATGACACGGAGAAGATCGCGTCGTCGGTTGAGCGAAATGGGGTACACGtggacagcgacggcagcaccgaAGAGGATGAGCTGTCTCCCTATCTGGAGGTGAAAGTGGACGATGCACCGTACGCCTGTGTTGATAGTCTGCCGATTCTGTGGACCATGGACGAGGAGACGGTGCTCATGCACTCCAGCCTTGTTTCACTCGAGCGGATTCGCACGCGACTGGAAATGCTGCTTCTCGGCGTCTCTGAAGCAATCCACATACACAAGGCGAGTGGCGCCTCGAAGGGCCGCGTCGAGGGGAAGGTGTTGCTGTCGTCGAGTCGTCGCTCCCGTGGCCAGCACTTAATGGACTTCTCGGGGCAGGTGCTCGCCGCTGACCATGCTTTTCGGCGCATTATTGGCGAGTCCTTCGCCAGCttcgcggaggaggagattgTGCAGATGGTGCAGCTTTTCTCGCTGGCAAACAGAGGACCAACTGAGTGTGAAGAGATGGTGCGCGATGCTGTGGTCGTGCTTCAAGTCCTGCTGCACGACGGCGAGGCTGTCCGCGACTTGGCGCGCTTCCGTCAGTTCCTTTCGACCCACAGCGCTGAGATCTCTACTCAGCAGTGGCAGTACGACTTCGTCACTGCGCTGCGGTCTCTGGCTGTCTGCTTCTTGCGCCACCCCAAGTTCATCATGGCGTCCTACGGCCATTCTGTGAATCTGGTTGTTCACCACGAGGCGCTCTACGTGGCGCTCCTGCGTGCTTGCGGCGGAAGGCCCGTCGGTAACACCCCAACCTCAGCCAGCACCCTCGACCAAGTTGAcctggcggaggcgaagacACAGTCGTCACACACTGTGAGTACCACCAGACTTCGTGCCTCACGCGTGAACATGTCTTTGCAGTCAAAGTACAAGGCCATGGTTATCCACTCGCCAAAGGGTCCAAGTGGtacgacgcagctgcagcggtcCTTTATCTCGTGCTTGGATCCGATCATGCTGTCCGATCGCCAACGTGGTGTAGCATGGTCTGCGCCCTCCATGCTGTCGAAGCATGGAGGGGGCACTTTGAAATCGCGTCGAAGCAGCATAACGGTCAGTCGCCCCTCCGTCAGCGCTGGGCCGACGAAGAACATGCCGGCAGCAAGCAAGAATGGAAACCATGAGCGGGCGCCTGTGCCCGCCAAGAAGACACGCAcgaagagcaaaaaaaatGATTCCTAA